The proteins below come from a single candidate division KSB1 bacterium genomic window:
- a CDS encoding heparinase II/III-family protein: MTRREFLREGSIAGSMIVLAPNLLRPSKKKQGTDSSLPLGLLFTAEEVPRLRRTVQLPVFHTYWGQLMEMDLADDWRFLEKEIDLHNHLRHIDRACKILEREAFVYLISRNRKRGALAQLAVKRLLEYPKWDYFLEAGVHTIGLQRAPATTIALSLAYDWMGDLLSKAQRQEMLRQIGDKGCEPCYRSLFGMRYPDKVVGWSFDRESYWEERDMRRWPEILDKTNLKAVPMGALAVGAALLDGVDPRVDRWWEMVEHSYRTFVTRFAWDGSYDEGGSYWDYTALHMALTVEMLSRKRGTDCYDWANFPGMIEYVLALQMPHHGNPNYLVNFGDSGPGFDSAVPFWTARRSRDGLAQYAGIKHAQKHSPYSVIWFDERINASAPPAREHFKHLALDWVIARTGYDLDDLVIAMRSGGPANHEHADRNSLVLKCYGEILLADIKRPPYDHRDPAWILRTSPAHNTVLVDGRGHQYHDGKEGTNASQASAKIVRLGEREGYLFWASDATHAYRLVDEDIEAVTRTVIAVPKFPCLVVVDKLCKGTHPSRFAARWHAENSDGKAKVLCDGRGFTIERPYARFYAACDGTVPVVVTSNKHPVPEAKGIFPFVEVAGTEPATEPLLLMVGCPLRSDQPNPNIALRREQTTWRIEVGLGDKELGLLIFDTGTLPEFEVSRLVV; encoded by the coding sequence ATGACGAGGCGTGAATTCCTGCGCGAGGGTAGCATAGCTGGTAGCATGATCGTCCTTGCGCCGAATCTGTTGCGGCCTTCCAAAAAAAAGCAGGGCACCGATTCTTCACTTCCGCTTGGCCTATTGTTTACCGCAGAAGAGGTGCCCAGGCTGCGCCGTACGGTGCAACTCCCCGTGTTCCACACCTACTGGGGTCAGCTGATGGAGATGGACCTCGCTGACGACTGGCGGTTCCTGGAAAAGGAAATAGACTTGCACAACCACCTGAGACACATCGACAGGGCCTGCAAGATTCTTGAACGTGAGGCTTTTGTGTACCTGATTAGCCGCAACCGAAAGCGGGGCGCACTCGCTCAGCTGGCGGTCAAGAGGCTACTGGAGTACCCCAAGTGGGACTATTTCTTGGAAGCAGGTGTCCATACTATCGGCTTGCAGCGCGCACCGGCCACGACCATTGCCCTGTCGCTGGCATACGACTGGATGGGTGACCTATTGAGCAAGGCTCAACGCCAGGAGATGCTTCGCCAAATCGGAGACAAAGGGTGCGAGCCCTGTTACCGCTCCCTCTTCGGCATGCGCTACCCAGACAAGGTGGTGGGCTGGAGTTTTGACCGCGAGAGCTACTGGGAAGAGCGGGACATGAGGCGGTGGCCGGAGATTCTGGACAAGACCAATCTCAAGGCGGTTCCCATGGGCGCGCTCGCAGTGGGTGCGGCACTCCTAGACGGGGTGGACCCGCGTGTGGATCGATGGTGGGAGATGGTGGAACATAGTTATCGCACCTTCGTCACACGTTTTGCGTGGGACGGAAGCTACGACGAAGGAGGCTCATATTGGGACTATACGGCCCTGCACATGGCGTTGACGGTGGAGATGCTTTCGCGCAAGCGCGGCACCGATTGCTATGACTGGGCCAACTTCCCAGGAATGATCGAGTACGTCTTGGCGCTGCAGATGCCTCATCATGGCAACCCGAACTACCTGGTGAATTTTGGCGACAGCGGCCCTGGATTCGATTCGGCGGTGCCCTTCTGGACTGCACGCCGCTCCCGCGACGGACTGGCCCAATACGCTGGGATCAAGCACGCTCAGAAGCACAGCCCCTACTCGGTCATCTGGTTTGATGAGCGCATCAACGCCAGCGCACCTCCTGCGCGCGAGCACTTCAAACACCTTGCACTCGATTGGGTGATCGCCCGCACCGGTTACGACCTAGACGACTTGGTGATCGCCATGCGCAGCGGTGGCCCGGCCAACCACGAGCACGCCGACCGGAATTCATTGGTGCTCAAATGCTACGGAGAGATCCTCCTTGCCGACATCAAGCGCCCGCCGTATGACCATCGAGACCCTGCCTGGATACTGCGTACCTCGCCGGCCCACAACACTGTCTTGGTGGACGGCCGAGGCCACCAGTACCACGACGGCAAGGAGGGGACGAACGCCTCGCAGGCATCGGCCAAGATAGTGCGCCTTGGCGAGCGGGAGGGCTACCTTTTTTGGGCTAGCGACGCGACTCACGCTTACCGCCTCGTAGATGAAGACATCGAGGCGGTCACGCGGACCGTCATCGCGGTGCCCAAGTTCCCGTGCCTGGTGGTGGTAGACAAGCTCTGCAAGGGGACTCATCCTTCACGGTTTGCGGCCAGATGGCACGCAGAAAACAGCGACGGCAAAGCGAAGGTACTGTGTGACGGCAGAGGTTTCACAATCGAGCGCCCGTACGCTCGGTTCTATGCTGCATGCGACGGCACGGTGCCAGTGGTCGTCACAAGCAACAAGCACCCCGTGCCTGAGGCGAAAGGCATATTCCCATTTGTGGAGGTTGCCGGGACCGAACCCGCAACGGAGCCTCTGCTGTTGATGGTTGGTTGCCCTCTCCGCTCTGACCAGCCCAACCCCAACATCGCACTCAGGCGCGAGCAGACCACCTGGCGGATTGAGGTTGGCCTGGGTGACAAGGAGCTCGGGCTTCTTATCTTCGACACCGGTACACTTCCAGAGTTCGAGGTATCGAGGCTTGTTGTGTGA
- a CDS encoding aminotransferase class III-fold pyridoxal phosphate-dependent enzyme, producing MTPAHREHLEKTLRLIPWATQTNAKRFKPETPHMPPFIRRASGCRIWDLDDRCYIDYRCALGPIILGYGHPKVEEAIRQQLSQGVLFSMASPLELEAAEAVLSNVPWLEQIRFMKTGADACSACVRLARALTGRDHIVSCGYHGYHDWSVVDWPESGVPAVLRQFTHPLAYGDIRSAERLFDELGSQIAAAVVEPYDWQHPDGAAFLHRLRELCDHHGALLVYDEVLTGFRLARGGAQEYFGITPDLAAYAKAIANGLPLSAFGGKRVFMQQLEKTVITITHGGEALSLAAGKATMEVMRSEPVHEHIFAVGQRLLDGFSEIIAELRAPARAGGLPPAPYIAFDTGDAQLDTQLKNALFDRLYAAGIFANDRWFVSYAHQPKDIDETLEKVREAFKAIL from the coding sequence ATGACCCCTGCGCACCGCGAACATCTGGAGAAGACACTGCGCCTCATCCCATGGGCCACACAGACTAACGCGAAACGTTTCAAGCCAGAAACGCCCCATATGCCCCCCTTCATCCGGCGTGCCTCAGGGTGTCGCATTTGGGATCTTGACGACCGCTGCTACATAGATTATCGTTGCGCACTAGGGCCCATCATCCTTGGCTACGGTCACCCCAAGGTGGAGGAGGCCATCCGCCAGCAACTCTCGCAGGGAGTGCTCTTCAGCATGGCCAGCCCGCTTGAGCTCGAGGCGGCGGAAGCAGTGCTCAGCAACGTGCCCTGGTTGGAGCAGATTCGTTTTATGAAAACCGGCGCGGACGCATGCTCGGCCTGCGTCCGCTTAGCACGTGCGCTCACTGGCCGAGACCACATCGTGAGCTGCGGTTACCACGGCTACCACGACTGGTCAGTGGTCGACTGGCCAGAATCCGGCGTTCCTGCCGTCCTGCGTCAATTCACCCACCCGCTCGCCTACGGCGATATCCGAAGCGCGGAGCGGCTCTTTGACGAACTCGGCTCCCAGATAGCCGCCGCCGTAGTGGAGCCGTACGATTGGCAGCACCCAGACGGCGCGGCCTTCCTCCACCGCCTGCGGGAACTGTGCGACCATCACGGCGCACTTCTCGTCTACGACGAGGTGCTCACCGGTTTCCGTTTGGCGCGCGGTGGAGCCCAAGAGTACTTTGGCATCACGCCTGACCTGGCAGCCTATGCGAAGGCTATCGCAAACGGCCTCCCACTGTCCGCCTTTGGCGGCAAGCGTGTATTCATGCAGCAGTTGGAAAAAACCGTCATCACCATCACCCACGGCGGCGAAGCCCTCTCGCTGGCGGCCGGCAAGGCGACTATGGAGGTCATGCGCTCGGAACCAGTGCATGAACACATTTTTGCTGTTGGGCAGCGCCTCCTTGATGGGTTTAGCGAGATCATAGCAGAGCTGCGAGCACCAGCCCGTGCCGGCGGACTCCCACCGGCACCCTACATTGCCTTCGACACCGGAGACGCCCAGCTGGACACCCAACTAAAAAACGCGCTCTTCGACCGGTTGTACGCCGCCGGCATCTTCGCCAATGACCGCTGGTTTGTAAGCTACGCCCACCAGCCCAAGGACATTGATGAAACACTGGAGAAAGTTCGCGAGGCCTTCAAAGCAATTTTGTAA
- a CDS encoding uroporphyrinogen decarboxylase family protein translates to MTLTHVERFRRVMSFAPVDRLPMIEWAMWWDKTLARWYEEGLPRHLTDFTDINVFLGHDPYRQIWVSALGPDCPKPAYHGAPIARTREEYRRLKKHLFPDPPFDSRLVRSWAKPHARGQLVVWLTLDGFFWGPRELLGIEGHFLAFYDQPDLIHEINTDLVEFNLRVVRALCQILRPEYMTFAEDMSYNHGPMLSKAMFDEFLAPYYRQIVPLLKHYEIVPFVDSDGNVTDLIPWLEEVGIEGIAPLERMAGVDVAQIRQRHPRFKLIGAFDKMTLDKGPEAMRREFERLLPVMRQGGFIPSVDHQTPPNVSLQQYRQYMELLREYCLKAAS, encoded by the coding sequence ATGACCTTAACGCACGTGGAGCGTTTCCGCCGAGTGATGTCTTTTGCCCCTGTCGACCGCCTGCCAATGATCGAGTGGGCGATGTGGTGGGACAAGACGCTCGCGCGCTGGTACGAGGAGGGCTTGCCGCGTCACCTGACCGATTTTACCGATATCAACGTGTTTCTCGGCCACGACCCATATCGGCAAATCTGGGTCAGTGCTTTGGGACCCGATTGTCCCAAGCCAGCGTACCATGGAGCACCCATTGCGCGAACCAGGGAGGAGTATCGCAGGCTCAAGAAGCACCTTTTTCCGGATCCTCCCTTTGACAGCCGGTTGGTTCGCTCGTGGGCCAAACCCCATGCGCGCGGCCAGCTGGTGGTGTGGCTCACCCTGGACGGCTTCTTTTGGGGTCCGCGCGAACTGTTGGGCATCGAGGGCCATTTCCTGGCCTTTTACGATCAGCCCGACCTCATCCACGAAATCAACACTGACCTGGTGGAGTTCAACCTGCGGGTCGTGCGTGCGCTTTGCCAAATCCTGCGGCCGGAGTATATGACCTTTGCTGAGGATATGTCGTACAACCACGGCCCGATGCTTTCAAAGGCAATGTTCGATGAGTTTCTGGCGCCCTACTACCGTCAGATTGTTCCGCTCCTAAAGCACTACGAGATTGTGCCGTTTGTGGATTCGGACGGCAATGTGACTGATCTCATCCCTTGGTTGGAGGAGGTGGGCATCGAAGGGATCGCCCCGTTGGAGCGAATGGCTGGGGTGGATGTGGCACAAATCCGTCAACGGCATCCGCGTTTCAAGCTCATCGGTGCCTTTGACAAGATGACTCTGGACAAGGGGCCAGAAGCAATGCGAAGGGAGTTTGAGCGCCTACTCCCGGTCATGCGGCAGGGAGGATTCATCCCTTCGGTGGACCACCAGACGCCGCCCAACGTGTCACTGCAACAGTACCGCCAATACATGGAACTTTTGCGCGAGTATTGCCTCAAGGCAGCTTCGTAG
- a CDS encoding Gfo/Idh/MocA family oxidoreductase produces the protein MARNVSIVVVALGGYGLVYLEGLMDHRKDENVTIVGGVDPEPERCTRLSELRARGVPVYGSLEDFYSHHQADLAIISSPIHLHCEQTCLALSKGSNVLCEKPLGAVVQEGAQMIRARNTARKFVAIGYQWSFTETIQALKRDIAAGLFGAPLRFKTIALWPRDESYYRRNNWAGAQRDPEGRWVLDSPANNALAHYLHNMFYLLGERVDTSARPRRAVAELYRANDIENFDTFAARFLTEHGTEVLFYGSHAVEEEVGPRIEYEFERAKVTYVGWHTEFVARWHDGREKSYGAPDSHYLEKMWQAISAVRTGAAPVCGIEAALAHTLAINGMHESAPEIVDLPREMVTTKGEPGRRLTYAPAVGQCLAEAFERNVLPSEMQVPWAVPGKEINLEGYTFFPGGTSPKGGQL, from the coding sequence ATGGCGAGAAACGTGAGCATAGTGGTTGTTGCTTTGGGAGGCTATGGACTGGTTTACCTCGAAGGGCTCATGGACCACCGGAAAGACGAAAATGTCACCATTGTCGGAGGTGTTGACCCCGAGCCGGAGCGATGTACGCGCCTTTCGGAGCTTCGTGCCAGGGGCGTTCCGGTGTATGGGAGCTTGGAGGATTTTTACTCGCACCACCAGGCCGATCTAGCGATCATCTCCTCACCCATTCATTTGCATTGTGAGCAGACCTGTTTGGCGCTCAGCAAGGGGAGCAACGTCTTGTGCGAGAAACCCTTGGGGGCCGTTGTTCAGGAAGGGGCCCAGATGATTCGGGCCCGAAACACCGCCAGAAAGTTTGTGGCGATCGGCTATCAGTGGTCATTCACGGAAACGATCCAGGCACTGAAACGTGATATCGCCGCGGGCCTTTTTGGCGCGCCGCTGAGGTTCAAGACTATCGCACTCTGGCCGCGAGACGAGAGCTACTACCGGCGGAACAACTGGGCCGGGGCCCAACGCGATCCAGAAGGGCGGTGGGTTTTGGACAGCCCAGCGAACAATGCGTTAGCTCACTACCTGCACAACATGTTCTATCTGCTCGGGGAACGAGTTGACACAAGCGCGCGACCCAGGCGAGCGGTGGCGGAACTTTATCGTGCAAACGACATTGAGAACTTTGACACCTTCGCCGCACGGTTTCTCACGGAGCATGGGACAGAGGTTCTTTTCTATGGTTCCCATGCGGTGGAGGAGGAGGTTGGACCGCGTATCGAGTACGAGTTCGAGCGGGCCAAGGTTACCTACGTTGGTTGGCACACGGAGTTCGTGGCCAGATGGCATGACGGCAGGGAAAAGAGCTATGGAGCGCCGGATTCGCACTACTTGGAGAAGATGTGGCAGGCGATTTCCGCCGTGCGCACAGGGGCTGCTCCCGTGTGCGGGATAGAAGCGGCACTGGCTCACACCCTCGCCATCAACGGCATGCACGAGTCAGCACCCGAGATTGTGGATCTGCCAAGGGAAATGGTGACAACCAAGGGCGAGCCGGGCCGGCGGCTTACCTACGCCCCTGCGGTAGGGCAGTGTTTGGCGGAGGCATTCGAGCGCAATGTACTGCCGAGCGAAATGCAGGTGCCGTGGGCAGTCCCTGGGAAGGAAATAAACCTGGAAGGCTACACTTTCTTCCCCGGCGGAACGAGTCCTAAGGGTGGGCAGCTGTGA
- a CDS encoding uroporphyrinogen decarboxylase family protein → MTSKQRVLATLAGEQPDRVPIGEFAIDFDTVEKIIGHETYLRAKAKSQIAFWEGRHDEVAESYLRDHIELHRKLELDIVTFPMATWEIPAETDEPPPRRLDDVTWEDRFGRIYRYSPVTADITCIKDPVLERTVFRPEMFERPLPVPKRDERSWRVLDGVIQEFKQEKFICGPSGGEIGIVFLGGLERGCLELAENIPAVKAATAQLLEQQMAADEVLIHPDSDAVLWGADFAHKGGPFISPKLFRELFLEANRTRVRQIHEKYGKKVMKHCCGNVHALLDAFVEIGYDAYQSIQPSAGMDICALKSGIGRVLTLWGGVAVEHLVSGTPEDVRADVRRAMNCAKEGGRFILGSSHSVAVGSRYDNFMAMLEEYHRLCAYC, encoded by the coding sequence ATGACTTCGAAGCAACGGGTCCTGGCAACCCTTGCCGGGGAACAACCTGATCGGGTGCCCATCGGCGAATTTGCGATCGATTTCGACACGGTGGAAAAGATTATTGGCCATGAGACCTACCTCCGGGCCAAGGCGAAGTCGCAAATTGCGTTTTGGGAAGGGCGACACGACGAGGTGGCAGAAAGCTACTTGCGGGACCACATCGAATTGCACCGCAAGTTGGAGCTCGACATCGTCACTTTTCCCATGGCCACGTGGGAAATCCCCGCCGAGACTGACGAGCCACCCCCGCGACGTCTTGATGACGTGACCTGGGAAGACCGCTTTGGGCGTATCTACCGCTACTCGCCGGTCACAGCGGATATCACGTGCATCAAGGACCCGGTGTTGGAAAGGACAGTGTTTCGGCCCGAGATGTTTGAGAGGCCTTTGCCGGTTCCGAAGCGCGACGAGCGTTCCTGGCGAGTACTGGATGGCGTGATTCAGGAGTTCAAACAGGAGAAGTTCATCTGCGGACCCTCGGGGGGCGAAATCGGCATTGTGTTTCTCGGAGGCTTGGAGCGGGGGTGCCTTGAGCTCGCTGAGAACATCCCCGCGGTCAAGGCGGCCACCGCTCAACTGCTCGAACAGCAGATGGCTGCCGACGAAGTACTCATCCATCCGGACAGCGACGCGGTACTCTGGGGAGCAGACTTTGCGCACAAGGGAGGACCGTTCATCAGTCCGAAGCTGTTCCGGGAGCTTTTCCTCGAGGCCAATCGTACGAGAGTGCGCCAAATTCACGAAAAGTATGGCAAGAAGGTGATGAAACACTGCTGTGGTAACGTGCACGCTCTGTTGGATGCATTCGTCGAGATCGGATACGACGCTTACCAATCGATTCAACCTTCGGCGGGCATGGACATCTGTGCCTTGAAAAGTGGGATCGGCCGTGTGCTCACCTTGTGGGGTGGCGTAGCAGTCGAGCACCTCGTCAGCGGCACGCCCGAGGATGTGCGGGCGGACGTACGTCGGGCCATGAATTGCGCAAAGGAAGGAGGGCGTTTCATACTCGGGAGCAGCCATTCGGTGGCAGTAGGTTCTCGCTACGACAACTTTATGGCGATGCTGGAAGAATATCATCGATTGTGTGCGTATTGTTGA
- a CDS encoding glycosyl hydrolase-related protein translates to MEKKRLHLVCNAHMDPVWLWEWEEGAAAAIATFRSAANLCEEFPGFVFNHNEAILYEWVEEYEPQLFRRIQQLVRQGKWHIMGGWYLQPDCNMSSGESLVRQILWGRRYFREKFGAEPRVAINFDPFGHSRGLPQILAKSGYDAYLFCRPDSSFCTLPAEDFRWTGYDGSQVLATRVESFYNSPLGGARQKVETWMREHPHDQLGVLLWGVGNHGGGPSRMDLQQLAALMKDTQEFEIMHSTPEAYFEELARRREQLPVHEGDINPWGVGCYTSMTRVKQRHRRLENEFYLTEKMAASAAAQRLIPYPAAELRQALHDLLTSEFHDILPGSSIQPVEEASLRLMDHGLEILSRVKARAFFAFARGQSSAQEGEIPVLVYNPHPYPVRDTIECEFQLADINWDQSLFTEIEVFQNGRPVPAQVEKELSNLSIDWRKRVVFRAELAPSQMNRFECRPKLVSARERQRPAVRGGKLVLSTPTMEMVINARTGLVDAWRVGGTEVLRPGAFKALVIDDNEDPWGMRVRRFREVVGEFGLMSGTQSARFAGVRTKALPPVRVIEDGPVRTVVEACFSYGSSAICQRYKVLKEGNEVEVELRVYWGEKNRMLKLSIPTAFLRGRLLGQVAYGRGTLPTNGDEVVAQKWMAVLGEQDRYAVTCINEGTYGADFAEGELRLSLLRSPAYSGHPIEDRPIVPQDRFTPRIDQGERIFRFWLNAGPAAERLAAIDREALSKNERPFALSFFPPGEGIPPQPGLRVSDESVLVTAIKKAEDNDDLIIRLFEPTGQERTTVVELPWVPAKTNVTLAPFEIKTLRYSGRQKRFAEVDLLEQSLTGR, encoded by the coding sequence GTGGAGAAGAAACGCCTGCACTTGGTATGCAATGCCCACATGGACCCAGTATGGCTGTGGGAGTGGGAGGAAGGGGCCGCGGCTGCGATTGCTACTTTTCGCAGCGCCGCCAACCTCTGCGAGGAGTTTCCTGGCTTTGTGTTCAACCACAACGAAGCGATACTGTACGAGTGGGTTGAAGAGTATGAGCCACAGCTTTTTCGTCGCATCCAGCAGTTGGTGCGGCAGGGCAAGTGGCACATCATGGGTGGCTGGTACTTGCAGCCAGACTGCAATATGTCCAGCGGTGAATCGCTGGTGAGACAGATCCTGTGGGGCAGGCGCTATTTCCGCGAAAAGTTCGGTGCCGAACCCAGGGTGGCTATCAACTTCGACCCCTTTGGGCACAGCCGAGGGCTTCCGCAGATTCTGGCCAAAAGTGGTTACGATGCCTATCTGTTCTGTCGACCGGATTCGTCTTTTTGTACGCTCCCTGCTGAAGATTTTCGCTGGACGGGGTACGACGGTTCGCAGGTGCTGGCCACGCGCGTGGAGAGCTTTTACAACAGCCCGCTGGGTGGCGCGCGGCAGAAGGTAGAAACCTGGATGCGGGAGCACCCGCACGACCAGCTTGGCGTCCTGCTGTGGGGGGTAGGTAACCACGGAGGTGGCCCCTCGCGCATGGACTTGCAACAGCTTGCGGCCTTGATGAAGGACACGCAAGAGTTTGAGATCATGCACTCCACTCCCGAAGCGTACTTTGAGGAGCTTGCTCGGCGGCGTGAGCAGCTCCCGGTGCATGAAGGTGATATCAACCCGTGGGGGGTGGGATGCTATACCTCCATGACTCGAGTAAAACAGCGCCATCGCCGTCTGGAAAATGAATTCTACCTCACCGAGAAGATGGCGGCTAGCGCTGCAGCGCAAAGGCTCATCCCCTATCCAGCAGCAGAGCTGCGCCAGGCTCTGCACGACCTGTTGACCAGTGAGTTCCACGACATCTTGCCCGGCAGTTCCATCCAGCCGGTGGAGGAGGCCTCGCTACGGCTTATGGATCATGGACTGGAGATCCTTTCAAGAGTCAAAGCTCGTGCCTTCTTCGCCTTTGCCCGGGGGCAGTCGTCCGCGCAAGAGGGCGAGATCCCGGTCCTCGTGTACAATCCGCACCCGTATCCCGTCCGCGATACAATCGAATGCGAGTTCCAACTGGCGGACATAAACTGGGACCAGTCGCTTTTCACGGAGATTGAGGTTTTTCAGAACGGGAGGCCGGTGCCGGCGCAAGTGGAAAAAGAGCTCAGCAACCTGAGCATCGACTGGCGCAAGCGCGTGGTGTTCAGGGCGGAACTGGCTCCGAGCCAGATGAATCGGTTTGAGTGCCGGCCAAAGCTGGTTTCGGCGAGGGAGCGTCAGAGGCCGGCAGTACGCGGAGGGAAGCTGGTGCTCAGCACCCCGACCATGGAGATGGTCATCAATGCGCGGACGGGGTTGGTAGACGCATGGCGCGTGGGTGGTACGGAGGTGCTGCGCCCTGGTGCTTTCAAGGCACTGGTGATTGATGACAACGAGGACCCGTGGGGGATGCGCGTCCGTCGTTTCCGCGAGGTGGTGGGGGAGTTTGGCCTCATGTCGGGCACGCAATCGGCTCGATTTGCCGGTGTGCGCACCAAGGCGCTGCCTCCGGTACGAGTGATCGAAGATGGGCCGGTGCGAACGGTGGTGGAGGCATGCTTCTCGTATGGCAGTTCGGCGATATGCCAGCGCTACAAGGTCCTCAAAGAGGGCAATGAAGTGGAGGTTGAGCTGCGCGTGTATTGGGGAGAAAAGAACCGCATGCTCAAACTGTCCATACCCACGGCGTTCCTACGCGGCCGTTTGTTGGGCCAAGTTGCGTACGGCAGGGGGACGTTGCCGACAAACGGTGATGAGGTTGTGGCGCAGAAGTGGATGGCGGTGCTGGGTGAGCAGGACCGGTACGCAGTCACTTGCATCAACGAGGGGACCTATGGGGCAGACTTTGCGGAAGGTGAGCTGCGGTTGTCGCTCTTACGGTCACCAGCCTACTCCGGGCATCCGATCGAGGACCGACCAATTGTGCCCCAGGACCGCTTCACACCGCGCATCGATCAGGGCGAGCGCATTTTTCGTTTCTGGCTCAATGCCGGACCTGCAGCTGAACGGCTGGCAGCGATTGACCGCGAGGCGCTCAGCAAGAACGAGCGCCCCTTTGCGCTGTCGTTCTTCCCTCCTGGAGAAGGGATTCCGCCCCAGCCAGGCCTTCGGGTCAGCGACGAGAGCGTGCTTGTGACGGCAATCAAGAAAGCCGAGGACAACGACGACCTGATCATCAGACTGTTCGAACCAACCGGGCAGGAGCGGACCACTGTAGTGGAACTGCCTTGGGTGCCTGCAAAGACCAACGTGACCCTTGCCCCGTTCGAGATTAAGACGCTGCGGTATTCGGGGCGGCAAAAGAGGTTTGCGGAAGTGGATCTGTTGGAGCAAAGCCTGACTGGGCGATGA
- a CDS encoding isochorismatase family protein — MNRRSFLGKLLCAAGSLIVSKTAARAARGNHPVVPRDRVPSGRFLELRGEYYRHYPVDFSRGMLGAQGFLGWGESVPIRVPVEETALISMHIWNVGFDRELQFTPSGPAGPVMEMLEWAVRSIPITRTVVPEVLGAARAAGVPVVHVASDESYARKYPGYKRAQALAGPEPARGPGAVRPTQEEHPDAEKQRLLFGPRFPEAVQWYSSRLDFPEPARPVRDEYVTTTTHQLNAVLRHLGVWHLIYMGFALNWCLWFSPGGMVDMARLGYRCSCLKEAVTAVENKESVAGELHKQEALWRTSLMFGYVHSAQDFIAACQRLTKARRG, encoded by the coding sequence ATGAACCGACGCTCGTTTCTTGGAAAGCTCCTTTGCGCGGCGGGGTCGCTCATCGTCAGCAAGACAGCGGCACGGGCCGCCAGGGGGAATCACCCTGTCGTGCCCCGGGACAGAGTACCCTCAGGACGCTTTCTTGAACTGCGCGGCGAATACTACCGTCACTATCCGGTTGATTTCTCGCGTGGCATGTTGGGTGCACAGGGCTTCCTAGGATGGGGAGAAAGCGTGCCCATAAGGGTGCCAGTGGAAGAGACTGCGCTGATCTCCATGCACATATGGAATGTGGGTTTTGATCGTGAGTTGCAATTCACACCCTCTGGGCCTGCTGGCCCGGTTATGGAAATGCTGGAGTGGGCCGTTCGTTCTATCCCCATCACGCGCACCGTTGTTCCTGAGGTTCTCGGGGCTGCGCGGGCTGCAGGAGTGCCTGTGGTGCACGTGGCCTCGGATGAATCCTATGCACGCAAGTATCCTGGATACAAGCGCGCCCAGGCGCTAGCGGGACCCGAACCGGCACGCGGACCGGGTGCAGTGCGTCCTACCCAAGAAGAGCACCCAGATGCAGAAAAACAGCGCCTCCTTTTCGGTCCGCGTTTCCCCGAAGCCGTGCAGTGGTACTCGAGTCGCTTGGACTTCCCGGAACCTGCTCGCCCGGTGAGGGACGAGTATGTGACGACTACGACCCATCAGTTGAATGCAGTACTGCGCCACCTGGGGGTGTGGCATCTGATCTACATGGGCTTTGCGCTGAACTGGTGCCTCTGGTTCTCACCAGGCGGTATGGTGGACATGGCACGCCTAGGCTATCGTTGTTCGTGCCTCAAGGAGGCGGTGACTGCTGTGGAGAACAAGGAGAGTGTCGCGGGCGAGCTCCATAAGCAAGAAGCGCTGTGGCGTACCAGCTTGATGTTCGGCTACGTGCACAGTGCTCAGGATTTCATTGCAGCATGCCAGCGTCTCACGAAGGCAAGGAGAGGGTAA